In Campylobacter mucosalis, a single window of DNA contains:
- a CDS encoding RelA/SpoT family protein, whose protein sequence is MKKNSIYLEDLVSEIVACKNVNDAKELLFSLYPLNENFSNAIEYCIKSHAGQYRKSGEPYAIHPILVACIVAYMGGDESMLISAILHDVVEDTPATLNDLKDMFGEEVANLVEGLTKIVNIREDKLPSSESNEKLANSALSFRKMLLVSIKDVRVLVVKLCDRLHNMLTLDALRPEKQKRIAEETLMVYAPIAHRLGISSIKNILEDLSFKYVLPEEYAKIDGYLNEHKQQLTLKLNAFREKVEQFLLQNGFRDGNFEIQKRMKHYYSIYLKMQRKGISIEEVLDLLAIRILVNDPLDCYLALGNLHINFNPLISRFKDYIALPKQNGYQTIHTTIFYDKSIFEVQVRTYDMHKTAEYGVAAHWKYKSGGKALLNPKLDWLNDIGMQNEAENNPEELYEYAKDSLYIEDIAVYSPKGGIFTLPRGATALDYAYEVHTEIGLYAKEAYINRIRMPLLTELKNGDIVRIITDDQAKYRCSWINNVKTGKARATIRSFCKQKLKDINNKAAIDILSEIFEVPQNRITSWIEAENLTKKIFKATTDSVYLLDVVNQLKKYIRKERPFLISLNDKYDVKKQKFENIVIYSNHKINSVEFDYCCNPKRGDSIVGFRNSHNVVVHHKLCDRAAKLMEKNEKMIFVKWTRNAPHRYKIILNLENRKGSLAEFLTFVARLGLNLATISLNENNDASGDLFVLSVEIAENLNANEIKEKLKDRFKIIDFVSLDDAYNH, encoded by the coding sequence TTGAAGAAAAATAGCATTTACCTTGAAGATCTCGTTAGCGAAATAGTAGCTTGTAAAAACGTAAATGACGCAAAAGAGCTACTATTTTCACTCTATCCGCTAAACGAGAATTTCTCAAACGCGATTGAATACTGCATAAAATCTCACGCTGGACAATACAGAAAAAGTGGTGAGCCATACGCTATACACCCTATTTTGGTGGCTTGTATAGTCGCATATATGGGTGGGGATGAGAGTATGCTAATATCTGCCATACTTCACGATGTAGTCGAGGATACCCCTGCTACGCTTAACGACTTAAAAGATATGTTTGGCGAAGAGGTGGCAAATTTGGTCGAGGGCTTGACAAAAATAGTAAATATCCGTGAGGATAAACTCCCGAGCTCTGAAAGCAACGAGAAGTTAGCAAATTCTGCATTAAGCTTTAGAAAAATGCTTCTTGTATCTATAAAAGATGTCCGCGTACTAGTAGTAAAACTCTGCGATAGACTGCACAATATGCTTACTCTTGATGCTCTGCGTCCAGAAAAACAAAAGCGTATAGCAGAAGAAACACTTATGGTTTATGCACCAATCGCCCATAGACTTGGTATCTCATCGATTAAAAACATACTTGAAGACCTAAGCTTTAAATACGTTTTACCAGAAGAGTATGCCAAAATAGACGGCTATCTAAACGAGCATAAACAGCAACTTACTCTAAAACTCAACGCATTTCGCGAAAAGGTGGAGCAGTTTTTACTACAAAATGGCTTTAGAGACGGCAATTTTGAGATACAAAAACGTATGAAGCACTACTACTCAATCTATCTAAAAATGCAACGCAAGGGCATTTCAATAGAAGAGGTGCTAGACCTTTTAGCGATTAGAATTTTAGTAAATGACCCGCTTGATTGTTATCTCGCACTTGGAAATTTGCATATAAACTTTAACCCCCTAATCTCAAGATTTAAAGACTATATCGCGCTACCAAAGCAAAATGGCTACCAAACGATACACACAACAATCTTTTATGATAAGAGCATTTTTGAAGTCCAAGTAAGAACATACGATATGCATAAGACCGCAGAATACGGAGTTGCCGCACACTGGAAGTATAAAAGCGGTGGCAAAGCTCTGCTTAATCCAAAATTAGACTGGCTAAATGATATCGGTATGCAAAATGAAGCCGAAAATAACCCAGAAGAGCTTTATGAATACGCAAAAGATAGTCTATACATAGAGGATATAGCGGTGTATTCGCCAAAGGGTGGCATTTTTACTCTGCCACGTGGCGCTACTGCACTTGATTATGCTTACGAGGTGCATACAGAAATAGGACTTTATGCAAAAGAGGCTTACATAAATCGCATACGTATGCCACTTCTTACCGAGCTTAAAAATGGCGATATTGTAAGGATTATAACCGATGATCAGGCAAAATACAGATGTTCTTGGATAAATAACGTAAAAACCGGCAAAGCTCGTGCAACTATCAGGTCATTTTGCAAACAAAAGCTAAAAGACATTAACAACAAAGCCGCCATAGACATACTATCTGAAATTTTTGAAGTCCCTCAAAATAGGATCACATCTTGGATAGAAGCTGAAAATTTAACCAAAAAAATATTCAAAGCGACCACTGACTCGGTGTATCTGCTAGATGTGGTAAATCAACTTAAAAAGTATATCCGCAAAGAGCGTCCTTTTTTAATCAGCCTTAACGATAAATACGATGTCAAAAAACAAAAATTTGAAAACATAGTCATCTACTCAAATCACAAGATAAATAGCGTTGAATTTGACTACTGCTGTAATCCAAAGCGTGGCGACAGCATAGTTGGCTTTAGAAATTCACACAATGTTGTCGTTCATCACAAGTTATGCGACAGAGCAGCAAAACTTATGGAAAAAAATGAAAAGATGATATTTGTCAAATGGACAAGAAATGCTCCGCACCGCTATAAAATCATCTTAAATTTAGAAAACAGAAAAGGCTCTTTGGCGGAATTTTTAACTTTTGTTGCAAGACTTGGGCTAAATTTAGCTACAATCAGCTTAAATGAAAACAACGATGCTTCGGGCGATTTATTTGTTCTAAGCGTAGAAATAGCTGAAAATTTAAACGCAAACGAGATAAAAGAGAAGCTAAAAGATAGATTTAAGATAATCGACTTTGTTTCGCTTGACGATGCGTATAATCACTAA
- the tyrS gene encoding tyrosine--tRNA ligase has protein sequence MADIAKIMQEIKRGVAEMIDEERVFNLIKNFYEKGENFYVKAGFDPTAPDLHLGHSVVLTKMAFLQKHGAIVQFLIGDFTGQIGDPSGKSATRKKLDKEQVLKNAKTYEEQVFKILDPEKTIIMFNSKWCNELGAAGMIELTSTFSVARMLERDDFEKRYKAGNSISISEFMYPLLQGYDSVAMKCDIEMGGTDQKFNLLMGRTLQRIYNTGKEQAVIMMPLLEGLDGVNKMSKSLGNYIGVTDAANDMFAKTLSISDELMWRWYELLSTKTSDEISKLKEAVTNGTYHPKKAKEDLAFEITKRYHGQNLAELALAEFNNIHAKNELPTDIAEYEMNAPAWIVEALAFCKLCPTNSQARRDISANAVSIDQQKINDEQLKLEAGEYVLQVGKKKFARLKVK, from the coding sequence ATGGCCGACATTGCCAAAATAATGCAAGAGATAAAACGTGGCGTTGCCGAGATGATAGATGAAGAGCGTGTATTTAATCTTATTAAAAATTTCTATGAAAAAGGCGAAAATTTCTACGTAAAAGCTGGATTTGACCCAACAGCGCCTGATCTTCACTTAGGTCACTCTGTCGTGCTTACGAAAATGGCTTTTTTACAAAAGCACGGAGCGATTGTTCAGTTTTTAATAGGCGATTTTACAGGGCAAATTGGCGATCCATCAGGCAAATCAGCCACAAGAAAAAAGCTTGATAAAGAGCAGGTTTTAAAAAATGCAAAAACCTATGAGGAGCAAGTTTTTAAAATTTTAGATCCAGAAAAAACCATAATAATGTTTAACTCAAAATGGTGTAATGAGCTTGGTGCAGCTGGTATGATAGAGCTTACTAGCACATTTTCAGTTGCTAGAATGCTAGAACGCGATGACTTTGAGAAGCGATATAAGGCTGGAAATTCCATATCGATTAGCGAATTTATGTATCCGCTTTTACAAGGCTATGATAGCGTGGCAATGAAGTGTGATATTGAAATGGGCGGAACGGATCAGAAATTTAACCTTTTAATGGGTCGCACACTTCAAAGAATTTATAACACCGGCAAAGAACAAGCCGTGATTATGATGCCACTTCTTGAGGGACTTGATGGGGTTAATAAGATGAGTAAGAGCCTAGGCAACTATATTGGTGTTACGGACGCAGCTAACGATATGTTTGCAAAAACACTAAGCATTTCAGATGAGCTTATGTGGCGTTGGTATGAGCTACTTAGCACAAAAACAAGCGATGAAATCTCAAAACTAAAAGAAGCTGTGACAAACGGCACTTATCACCCAAAAAAGGCAAAAGAGGATTTAGCTTTTGAGATAACAAAGCGTTATCACGGCCAAAATTTAGCAGAACTTGCATTAGCAGAGTTTAACAATATCCATGCCAAAAACGAGCTACCTACCGATATAGCCGAGTATGAGATGAACGCACCTGCTTGGATAGTTGAGGCTTTGGCATTTTGCAAACTATGTCCTACAAACTCACAAGCACGTCGCGACATATCAGCAAACGCAGTAAGTATAGATCAGCAAAAGATAAACGACGAGCAGTTAAAATTAGAGGCTGGAGAATACGTTCTTCAAGTTGGCAAAAAGAAATTTGCAAGATTAAAGGTAAAATAA
- a CDS encoding nitronate monooxygenase has product MKPVKIGQYELAIPIIQGGMGLGISWDKLASAVSLEGALGVISSVGTGHYENRSHIAKELNSKPLGSENFYSTAGLKAIIDNARKVCGDLPLGVNIMYAANDYARVVKDACEAGFNIIISGAGLPTNLPEFTQNFKHVALVPIVSSAKALKIICKRWSQRYDRLPDAVVLEGPLSGGHQGFTYEQCLDPEYQLEKLIPLVKEEIKQWGDFPLFAAGGIWDKNDIQKAMSLGADGVQMGTRFIGTHECDAHENLKQMLIEANQSDIELIKSPVGYPARGIKTNLFKLIEQKIAPKIQCISNCVAPCGRGKEAKEVGYCIADRLYDAFAGVKETGLFFTGANGYKLKEIISVKELIKKLVNGEND; this is encoded by the coding sequence ATGAAACCTGTAAAAATAGGACAATACGAACTGGCAATACCGATAATTCAAGGCGGTATGGGGCTTGGCATAAGCTGGGATAAACTAGCCTCAGCTGTAAGCCTTGAGGGGGCTTTGGGTGTTATAAGCTCGGTTGGAACCGGCCATTATGAAAATCGCTCACACATAGCAAAAGAGCTAAACTCAAAACCACTTGGCAGTGAAAATTTCTACTCTACAGCTGGACTAAAAGCAATTATTGATAACGCACGAAAAGTATGTGGCGACCTTCCGCTTGGCGTAAATATAATGTATGCTGCAAACGACTACGCAAGAGTCGTAAAAGACGCTTGTGAAGCAGGTTTTAATATCATTATCTCAGGTGCTGGACTTCCTACAAACTTGCCAGAATTTACTCAAAATTTCAAACACGTAGCACTAGTTCCTATCGTAAGTTCAGCAAAAGCTCTAAAAATCATCTGCAAACGCTGGAGCCAAAGATATGATAGACTTCCTGACGCTGTTGTTCTTGAAGGGCCATTAAGTGGCGGACATCAAGGTTTTACATACGAGCAGTGCCTAGATCCTGAGTATCAACTAGAAAAGCTAATACCGCTAGTAAAAGAGGAGATAAAGCAGTGGGGTGACTTCCCGCTATTTGCAGCTGGTGGAATTTGGGATAAAAACGATATTCAAAAGGCTATGAGCCTAGGAGCAGATGGCGTTCAAATGGGAACTCGCTTCATAGGTACACACGAGTGTGACGCTCACGAAAATTTAAAACAGATGTTAATAGAGGCAAACCAAAGCGATATAGAGCTTATAAAAAGCCCAGTTGGCTATCCAGCACGTGGGATAAAGACAAATTTATTTAAACTAATCGAGCAAAAAATCGCCCCTAAAATCCAATGCATAAGCAACTGCGTAGCACCTTGCGGTCGCGGAAAAGAAGCAAAAGAGGTCGGCTACTGCATAGCTGATAGGCTCTATGACGCATTTGCTGGAGTAAAGGAAACTGGACTATTTTTTACCGGTGCAAACGGATATAAACTAAAAGAGATAATAAGCGTAAAAGAGCTTATTAAAAAACTGGTAAATGGCGAAAATGACTAG
- a CDS encoding N-acetylmuramoyl-L-alanine amidase family protein — translation MTRIFALLLFAISLFANPVIQKFDNTFANTSQAVKSKLHNELKKLYATSIIKNDTSLQTQVLTRLAKSAKELGLNYVGYENDLKNLNKNSPQKAKTQQQNSTRYILSATKTQNSLTLKLSTPAQASDIKIHSLNQNGTYKNFIDIKGVLNGKSLTYNDFLADQIRIYQFDKQTTRVMFVSKKQGNLDAKISDNFLILSFKNFINKESVSQGVKKEQKQPKEPSKFTPTYKKIEQKTIVIDPGHGGTDPGAINGKYQEKVAVLEISKKLGNELKKRGHKIYYTRSDDKFINLRARTKYANDKFADLFISVHANAAPNKEKAKSMQGVETFFLSPARSERSKNAAALENKSDIEEMNYFSQQTFLNFLNREKIIASNKLAIDIQRNVLSNIKKKYTSVSDGGVREAPFWVLVGALMPAILVEIGYITHPVEGPRLFESTYQDAMAKGIADGIEQYLKNNR, via the coding sequence ATGACTAGAATTTTCGCCCTACTTCTGTTTGCCATTTCGCTCTTTGCAAACCCAGTCATACAAAAATTTGATAACACATTTGCAAATACCTCACAAGCTGTAAAATCAAAACTACACAATGAGCTAAAAAAGCTCTACGCAACCTCTATCATAAAAAACGATACAAGCTTACAAACCCAAGTCCTAACACGCCTAGCAAAGAGTGCAAAAGAGCTCGGATTAAACTACGTTGGGTATGAAAACGATCTTAAAAATTTAAATAAAAATAGCCCACAAAAAGCAAAAACGCAACAGCAAAACAGCACAAGATATATCCTAAGTGCCACAAAAACGCAAAATTCGCTAACCCTTAAGCTAAGCACTCCAGCACAAGCTAGTGATATAAAAATACACTCTCTAAATCAAAACGGCACATATAAAAATTTCATAGATATAAAGGGTGTATTAAACGGCAAGAGCCTTACGTATAACGACTTTTTAGCAGATCAAATTCGTATCTATCAGTTTGATAAGCAAACTACAAGAGTTATGTTTGTAAGTAAAAAACAAGGAAATTTAGATGCTAAAATTTCTGATAATTTTTTAATCTTAAGCTTTAAAAATTTCATAAACAAAGAGAGTGTAAGCCAGGGTGTCAAAAAAGAGCAAAAACAACCAAAAGAGCCTTCAAAATTTACACCAACCTACAAAAAAATAGAGCAAAAAACCATAGTGATCGACCCTGGTCACGGAGGCACTGACCCAGGTGCCATAAACGGCAAGTATCAAGAAAAAGTTGCCGTGCTAGAAATATCAAAAAAGCTTGGTAATGAGCTAAAAAAGCGTGGTCATAAGATTTACTACACAAGAAGCGATGATAAATTTATAAATTTAAGAGCCAGGACAAAATATGCAAATGACAAATTTGCAGATCTTTTCATCTCAGTTCATGCAAACGCCGCCCCAAATAAAGAAAAAGCAAAGAGTATGCAAGGAGTTGAAACATTTTTCTTATCTCCTGCTAGAAGTGAGCGTAGCAAAAATGCTGCTGCCTTAGAGAACAAATCAGACATTGAAGAGATGAACTACTTTTCGCAGCAGACATTTTTAAATTTCTTAAATCGCGAAAAGATAATCGCCTCAAACAAACTAGCCATTGATATCCAAAGAAACGTGTTATCAAATATCAAGAAAAAATATACAAGCGTAAGCGACGGAGGGGTTAGAGAGGCACCATTTTGGGTGCTTGTAGGTGCTTTAATGCCCGCGATTTTAGTTGAAATAGGCTATATAACGCACCCAGTTGAAGGTCCTAGGCTATTTGAAAGCACATATCAAGACGCTATGGCAAAGGGCATAGCAGACGGTATCGAGCAATACCTTAAAAACAATAGATGA